The genomic segment CCCAGAGTGTTGATTCAGTAAATCTGGGGTGTGGTCtgagaatttgcttttctaacaagatactgatgctgctggtcctgggaacatactttgggaaccactggtctagCTGGTGAGACAGAACTGTTTACTGGTGATTAACAGAGGGAAACAAATGTGAAGATGGATAAAGGCACATGTGGTCCAGATGAGGGGTCCCTAACCTGGCTGGGAGGAGCAGGGAGGGTTTCCCAGAGGAGATTATACACAAGTCAAGTCTTCAGAGCAAGTAGGAGGTAGCCAGACAGATGAGGGGGAAGAGCAGTGGGCACGAGGAATACCTGCAAACCTTGGAGTCGTAAGCATGGGGTGCAGATGAGGGGGCAGAAGCTGGGGAGACACAAAGACATCCCATCTTAGAGGGCGCTGGAGACTTACCTTGAGGGCTGTGGGGAGCCTTGAAAGTATCCAAGGGTCTGCCCTGCCTCTTCCCACGGATCTGCTGACATCACCCAGACCCCTGCCTGGGAGCTTTCCTTTTCAGGTCCCTATCCCTGACTCCACTCCTGTCCATTTCAGCCTCACCTTTGGTCCTTTCTGGATATTCCAGCCATGGGCACTTGAACATTGACCTGTTGATGTCAGAGATGTTGACTGATTTTTCGTAGTCCATTCTCTTCTCCTGGGGGAACCAGAGAGCACCTGGGTTGGGGAGGGGACTACAGGGACTACTCCCTTGTGGGAGCAGGGTCACAGCTCAGGGAGACCTGTCCTCTGTGGCACAAGGGGGACTAGTGAGGTGTCTGGGCTTCTGGAGGTGGAAGCctccgagtgctgggcaaccagaTCGCCTAGGTAAATAGAACACTCCGGTTCCATTCTGGAGTCCCAGACTTGGCATCTACTTGCCTGTGGATTGAGCTAGTCCCTCTCTCTCTGGGAGCTTCACTTACCTTATCTGAAAAGTGGGAAAGCCATGCTTGTCTGGCTAGGTAGAGGGGCAGTGGTGAGGCATAAATTCAAAAGGAAAGTCGAAGCGTTTAGTGAACTTCAAGCTCACGTAGCCCATGTTAGGAGCAGGGATTGTCCTTAggattagtcatcaggaaaatggcaaaaaaaatgggaaagccCTGTTCATATACACGCCTCCCTCCTTGGCAGCAAGAGgtggaactcttttttttccttttgatcactgagcacatttattttatttcattttagaaaaaaaaaatctgagttttaaaaaatatgtggggATTTCcttggcgatccagtggttaagactcagcacttccactgaagggggcctgggttcaatccctggttggggagctaagatcccacatgccgcccacatgctgtgaggcactgccaaaactaaaaaaaataaaaataaaagaaactctggaattactaaaatatataagaacagcaataataaaaaaatgcaaatgtggATAGTCACATATATTGACACTGAAAAGTAGAAATGCCATCCCTTTACAGATTTTATCTCAGAGTCTATCAGCTGTACATCAGCTTCCATTGCCACCAGCAGCTGACTGTCGTAGAGTCCTCGTGCTCGCTGAGCCACTGCTTCTGTCGAAGGTTTCATGTCATTTGTACTACACAGAATTCCTTTCATTGCTTGCAGTGATTGCTACACTGCAACCTCGacacctagcatagtgcctggcacacagcaggcagctCGCTGTAGTGAGAAAACACAGGCCACCAAGTCCTCTGACTGGACCATCGCTTGCAATAAACTGATGTGCTGCACTGAGAAAGACAGCGTCACCATGTGGTTTTCCTGCCGAGAATGTTCATCCTGAATCTAAGTATGAGGAAACAATAGGCAAACCCACCTTAGGAAATATTCTACAAAAATCCCATCTGAACTCCtgaagaaaatatcaatatatctTAAGGACAAAGAAAGTCTGTTAAAGGACACTAAAAAGACCCAACAGCTAAATTCAATATGTGCCTGTCATTGGagcctggattttaaaaaatagctctaGAGGACATAATTGGGACAATTGTGGGGATTTGATCATGGACTCTATGTTAGAAAATAATATCGTGTCAGTGTTAAATGCTACTCATTCTGTGGCTACGCAGAATGTCCTTGTTATTAGGAGATACACACTAAAACTGTTGGGGGGAAGTGATATCACATCTGCAactttcatttcagaaaaaatgtacataccaACCATCTGTataatatacgtgtgtgtgtatatacacacacacatacatgcacgtagataaagcaaatgtggttaaatgttaatatttgaatCTAGATGAAGGGTATATGGGTGTATTCTTGCAAATTTCTCTAGGTTtgaaattttgcagattaaagatggaaaaaaaaagcagcagctttGGCATTGGACTTTGGACCTGGTGCGTCTAAATGTTAATTGTACCACcttccaccccacctcccctgtttttttggtttgtttgtttgtttttgttttgctttggggctttgggcaagttatttccaTCTCTTGCCAAGGGTTTTCCCCCACTGTAAACAGGGTTAATAATACTCCCTGCCCCAAAGGGTTATGAAGATGAAGGATGGTGGATGTAGGGAGCTGACAATGCCTGGCGCAGAGTGATAGCGCAGTTAACGCCAGCTCCAATTATGTGGATACATTTGCCAAGACAGGTTCACGGGAAGGAACACATCGATGGGAAAGTTGGAACACTCCCACCTGAAAAATGCTGGTGCCGTggtagaaaacaacaaaatcccTCCTTCTCTTTATTTGAAAGAACTGAGGTGTTTTGGGAGTGCCATGAAATCCCATTCCAGGGGCACGAGTGGTGTGTCAAAGAAACCCACTGCCGGTAAGGGGTAGGGTGGGCTAGGGTGGAAGCCAGCAGAGTAGGCAGAAGGGCCGACCACGGTCTGAGGAAGCAGGGAGGTGTGTGGCGGGAAGTGAGAGAAACTCTCGGGGCCTCGGGGCTGGGAGGTAGTGACTGTTGTCTCCCTTCAGAGTGGATGAGCTTCTGGTCCCTTTACCCGCTCTGTCCTGCCCAGGCCCCTTTTCAGAGAGCCTGTGCCCCCGGGGCCTGCTCACTGCATAGGGCCACAACCCCCAAATCCAGGATGGACACCAGATGTGACCAGCCCTGGATCCAGTGCTTAACGCTCACGAGGAAGGGGGGTTCCCGACAGGAAGTCAAACCAGGAGCCTGCTTTGTAATTGCGTTGAGAATTTTAATGAAACTCTGATTTCTTACATTTGCCAGTCACCCCTTCCCAGTGAGGGGCTGAGATGGGCGCTTTGGTCATGGGGCATGACAGTAGGAGcccagtctccctccctccttctcctccagagGTGCTGCAGAGCGGTGGCCGGGCGAGGGCTCTGAAGCTCGGAGCCTAGAGACCTCCTGTGCACAAGGCAGAGCCCCAGGAGCCCTGGGAGGCTTTTACAGCAGCTGCTGCGGGTGGTGGAATCTGTGCCCTCCAAGGAGCGGGTGGGAGGAGGGCACTGGGGGGAAACCTCCCAAGCTGGTTAGGACAAGAGCAAGAAGCAAAGTTTGCACAAGTTCAGGTTCAAGGCGTCCTTTATCCTAGCTCAACTCTAAAGCGTTGATGTActccttcacccatttcttctCTGGGTTGGCGCACACCTGGCGATTCTTTCTGGTGATAAAACTGTGGAAGAGAAGAGGGTGAGACCTGGTCAGTGCTGGGAGCGCCAGTTTTGGAGATGAGGTGGATTGAGGCAGGGGGGAAATGATACTGGGTGGGTTAGTTTTGGAGCTCCATATGATTGTATTGGTGGCGTTCAAGGAAAgaacattttctcttctgttggGTCAAAGGGCTCCAAGCCAGAAGCAGTCCTGTGTGCATTttaaccccccgccccccaaggcGCAAAAACACATGCAGCCTGGAGATCTAAGGGGATACGGGGCCCTAGGAGCCCAGGCTTGAGCTGGTCAACCACTTCTCAGCACTTCCTGTTTCAgaccctgtgctgggtgctgaagatgcagagaaaaagaGGTGTCTTCCAGGAACTGAGTCATGGCTGAGTAAGTGGGAGATGAGGTGGTGAAACAAATGTGTGATCTGGCCTTAgataacacagtgcctggcacacatagACACTCGACAGAGGAACCCATCTGTGTGTGCCTGGGTGAACAGAAGAAGGACATGAACTTGAGTCTTGATTTCACCACTTACTAGTTAGAtcaccttgggcaaatcacttagcGCCTCTGAGTCTATACGTTTACCTCTAAAATGTGGACAGAAATAATTCCTAGTTAGCACAATTGTTGTGAAGCTCAGATGAGATAGTATATATaaattagttttgaaaaataccaTGCGTGTGTTGTTATTGGGGTGCTGCGGGACCTCTGCCTTAGGGTGGATCACAGCAACATGAGCCCAAAGGTCCCGGTACTGGACACCGTGGCTCGGAGAGGTTGAGGACCCTGCGATACTGGCAGATGTCAAAGCACTTCTACCAGTTAACCGGCCAGAATGTGGAGGCCGGTGAGGGCGGGAGGCCTTATCTCTACAGGTGTTGATGGTGTAAGTTGGAAGGCTCACAGGCCGGGGATCATGGGCTACGTCCAGCTGCCTGCCTTACCTGTTTGCTGGGAGACTGGTTCTCTCTGAGGGACACCCTGGGCCTGGCCAGCAGTGCTACCCATTAACGTGTTACTGTGGAACTAGCCCTGCCTATGTGGACCATTCTCGTTTTGGCTTCTCCTTCAGGATGCTTTCCTGCAACTTTTTGAGATGTTTCCAGACAAAGTGAAGGCTTAGGTTATCTGATGAGAATGAGGATTTCTTGGCCCCTTTTCGTGCTCTATCACGGAGAGCGTTTTTTCTCAGGGAAGCTGCttccccttctctgagcctcactcagAGCCACCTGACCACCTCTCTTTCTCCCCTGCCTGGCgtgcagagaagagaaagggagcagAAGGGGTGTACTGGGCTCTGGTGCCTCCTAGTATTTGTCTTCTTGTTTGGGGTGGTGAGGGAGCTTCCGATGCAGACCCTGCCCTCGGCAAGCCCGGTGTCATACAGGAGATCCTGCAGACTCACTGTCCTCTTTCCTCAGCCCCCTTGGCCTGAGGCCAGGAAGTCGAAAGGCCAGGAAACCGACATCTGGGGGGAGGGTTGCCCAGGCTTCCTGCTGCTGCTCCCTGCTGAATGTGATACTGGCTAGCAGCCGGCGTTGCCAAGCCTTCTCTCCCTGCCCGCTCTGTGGGGAGCCTCTCCTGGCCTGACTTCCCTCCGCCTTCACCTGCCCCTTGAGAGCAGGTGTGCTCAACATGGCTGCCCTTCTCTCCTGTGCGCTTCCTCACTCAAGTCTCTGGCCCTGGGTCTGGCACACCGTAGGtgcttaatggatatttattgaatgagttaGTGACTGAATGTTTTGCATTCACTCCTCAAGTTTCACTTGTCACTTCTATGTATATAATAATACATTTAGAGGGGGAGAAGGATGATGATATAAGTTAACAACTTATCAGGCACCTAACTGTGTGCCaggaaatattctaattttatctttctttttattatcctCACTTTGACCCAGTGAGGGAAATACCTCTATTTTACTGCACTTTGccgatgaagaaattgaggctcagagaggttaagtgacggGCCCAAGCTCATGCAGCTACtaactggcagagctgggattttaatCAAGACAGACTAGCCGGAACAGCCAAGACTGCTGTATTCCTGCCACTGTGACATCGGGAGACCCCTTCCTCCTATAAAAAAATGTCACATCTCCGGCCCCAGCACCCTTTCCTCGGCTACAAACCCTTCATCGTACATTCCCTGCTGGACTTTCCATAGAGTTGTTGTGCTGGCACCTTGgtcctttcctttttaaacagCTCTTCCTCAGGACTTCAGGGGGCTCCACCTTCACCCTTCTCCAGGTCTGGGTTGAAACCTCAGCATCACACTCaacccctctctcttccttgctaCCGACCTCACAGCTCCTGCCAGGGCTTGCTGATTCCGCCTCAGAAGCTTCCTCACCCCGTCTCTCCTTCGCTTCAGGTCCTGTTCAGCCTCAGTACCACTCATGTGGACAACAGCAGCCTCTCCACTGGACCTCTCTTGTCTAGACTTTCCCCGTTCCAGCTCATTTCACACTTTTGCTTCATTGTGCTGACACTCAAGGCCCTCAGTGCTTTCCTATACGGAGACTCTACAAAAACCAGAGGAGAGTCTTGGCGACATCCCCTCTGCCTCATACACCCTGTCCCTCAGTACAATCCCAAGTCAAACAGCACTTTTTGCAGCAGACTTCGCCTAAATCCCTTCTCTTAGCTAAGCCCTGAATCGCGGTGTGTTCCCTCTTTCCTTTTGTAACGTCTTATGCAGGGTGCCCTGGTCATTGCTACATCTGTCTTAGACTGTGAGCCCCAGAAGGGCCGGGATGGTGGTTTACTCCACGCTGCCTGcccataataggtgctcaaagaaggattttttttccttttgaaaaatacttGTTTTCAGAGATAAAATTAGCAGTGCTAcatttcttttggctgtgccacgtgacatgtaggatcttagttccctgaccagggatggaacccgcactcagagtcttaaccactggaccgccagggaagtcccagcagtgCTAAATATTATTGCTATACTTCGAAAGATTCATCAGGACCAAAGGCCAAATCTGAATACCTGTAACTTTGCCAGTGTCACAGaaatttttggattaaaaaacTTCATCGTTATATGGAAAACTTCGTGATTGCCCCATTTTCATTCTTTAAGCCTCTGTCATCTTAAACTTCTTAAGCCACTATCACTAATGACCTTGCTAGAGTAGAAAGAGGAGGCTCCAGAAAcagtctccatccctccctcacttaCTgtacaaccttgggcaagtcaccaaacctctctgggtctcacttTCATTATCTGAAACGTGGAGAAAATTATGCATACCTGTCAGGGATGTTATGATAAAATGtagagataatgcatgtaagacatttgacacacagtaggcacttccTAGGTAGCaaggattattatttttctaaatatggtAGCTTACGTATTTAAAGGAGAATctcatttcattatttcttcatcaataacattttttttaacacgcTTGACTGTAACTAGGGTCTTGACCTCTGACCTCTCCTCTTTAGCTCCTTTTGAAGTTGCAGGTGGATTTGATTGGGTGTCGGATATGAGGGACTGCGGGGTTCTTAACTGGAAAGAGATGACTGAGTCGATCTTCTCCACCCAGGGGCATGGCAGACCAGGTTCAAGAAACAGTCACATCCGTAAAGATCAGAGACCTAACCTAGCCCATCAGAGTGGGGAGGATCCTTCAGGAACACCTTGTCTAGCCTTTTTCCACAATAGCTGGCGGACCTGAAGCTAGAGAGGGAGGAACCATGGCTGTTTGAACAGCCGGAGGATGGGTGGGAGTGGATGGGGCACCATCTCTGAGGGCTCATGGCCGGGGGACTGGCTCTGGGGCAAAAGgtgtccctccctcaccccctggaGGGTTCCACAGGGCTGAGACTCACACAACTGCTGCCATGGAGCACTTGCTGCTGGTGTAGAAATATTCCCGGAGGTGGGCGCGGGGCAGCGGGCGGGAGAGGTAGGCAAAGCAGCAGGGTGTGGTGTCCGAGGCAtctgggagagggaagaaagaagactcCTGGATTCATTGCCAGTGCACACTGGGTATTGTGCTGGGTGCTTTAtatgaattatctttttaaaagctttttgtttttaaaatatttatctatttatttggctgcaccgggtcttagttgcagcacgtgggatcttcattgcctcATGTGAAATCTTAGTtgcgaccagggatcaaacccgggcccccggcattgggagcgtggagtcttagccaccggACCATCGGGGAAGTCCCTATATGATTTATCTTGAACAGACTATTATCCTCCTTTGgctgaaactgaggctcagagaggtaaagtcacTTGGCCATGGACACACAGTGCCAGAGTGGGGATTCCCTCACCTAATCCTTGAGCCTTCCCTCTATACCACGACCCCATAACTTTGGCTCTGATGGCATCCTGTGTTTCGTCCGGGCTTatcttaggtcttctgcccttatTCTTGCTCTCCTAGGATCCTCAGTGGGTTCAGAACTTGGTTTCTTTCAGACCTAGGGTGGGTTGCGGGGAGGCTTCCAAAACTCAGACTTCATGACTGAGCCAGGACCCCTAAGAGAGGCCTGAAGATGCATATTTTATCCTGGGACCCTCTGGCTGAGGCATACTGAGAAGGGCTCTGAACAGAGAAGGAGGACTTTTTGTTGGTCAGTTAATTCAGGATGGCCCCGGGAAGTGTCAGTTGCCATTTTCCAGCAGAGTAGTAGTGTATCAGAGCCAAACAGAGCTGGGTTTGAACACTGCTTTCCTTACTTCCTAGTTGcgtgaacttggacaagttacttaacctctccggGGTTCTATAAGTCGAGGACAGCTACTCAAAGAGTAGATGTGAGCATTAAATAAGATGATATTTGCAAAGCAATCAGCACAATGCTTGACCCAGAGTGGGCATTTAATTAGATTTTGTTATCCTTTATCAAGTCCCATTTtcttccatctgtgaaatggagggaATATGACTGTCCCAGGAGAGTTTTACTTAAGTGCTTAGAAGCTTCTTAGAAACCCTGCTGCTGCTAGACATGAGTTAGTCATGTTTGGAGGTCAGCTCGAGCTGCCCCTGCCTGCTAGTATCCCCAGCATCAGTCCACACTCAGCGAGCACCTGTAGGGCTTGGGGTGTAGACCTTGATGACACATACAAGTTGTTCAGAGGGTCCCTGCCATGAAGTGGCTTTGAGATCTATCAGGGACAACTGGACATCTGGGTAAAGCAGTACAGGGGAATGTAAGTCATAGGGTTCAGATGGTATAAATGCTACAGTTGAAAAGAGGGCGAGATCTGGGCCAGTCTAAGGGTTGGACCCCGGGGGGTGTGGTGGTCAGGACCTGGACTTACATGGGGAGGCAGATGCAGGAGCGCAGAGGACAGCCATGGCGAGGATGACAGCGAGGGCGGCGGCGGAGACCTTCATGGTAGCTGTGAGCAGAGGCTGTGGGAGATCCACCTGCTGTCTCAGGATCCTCTGCAGGGATTCTCTGCAGCTCAGCTGGCCCTTTATAGGGAGCCCGGCCAGCAGAGGGGGCGCCCTCACTAGGGGAGTTTCCAAAAGAGCAGCCACACACTGGCTGATATCATAAGTGAAATtgcacaaaacagaaaagaaaactgaaatagccTCCGGAAAtttgagtctctctctctccctcgctCCTCTCTTCACTGCCCTCCAGTCCAGAGTGAGCTCATCACTTCCCTCTTTGCCCTTGAGAAGAACCAGCACAAGCAGCGGTGGTGGAAAAATCTCTTCCTCTGCTGGCATCTTCAGCTTCGTGTGCCAGGGCGGGGGTCCTCCCAGAGGTCAGGAAGCTGCTTCCCTGGGGACAGGAGGAAGGGCAGTACGACGAGATCAGAGCCCAGGTGCCCTGGCTCTCGCTGCAGTGCTCGATCCACTAAGTACTGCTCACCATGAAAAGGTTCATGGTTGGGACATCCTTGAAACTGAATGAAGTGGTGGTCTGGATTAGAGCCAAGGTCCTTCCTCCATTCCAAAGAATTGGATACAGTCAATCTTCATCAATTCCTATTTGGATAATTCAGAATTAGTGACAGTTTGGCCTGGGTTGGGCTGAAGTTGACTTCTGAATTATCTAAAAGTGTCTGTTGACAGTAACAAAGGCAAACGCATTTAAAAAAgcgtaattaaaaaaaaaacgtaatCTTACACCAAGGATGTTTTTTGCTAGCTATCGTCACATATGTAACTTGGTGGCTGAGGGTGACTGAATCACCCAGAATGGGGAGAACTTGTCTCATTTCTTCCACCCGAAGACTTTGACGCAGGATGGTTATTATTCTTCCTTTATAGAAGTGGAAACCGTGCCTCAGAAGAGGTCACTAAGGTcctcgaggtcacacagcaataagtgggatttgaacccaagtattttttttttcagattgacttaaaaaaagaaattgaaccaTAGTTGACTTAcaaattgtgttagttttaggtatacagaaaagtgattcagatatatgtatatgtatagatacatatatatctatatatatacatattctttttcagattcttttccattgtaggttattacaagctactgaatatagttccctgtgctatacagtagttccttgttgtttatctatttcatatatagtagtgtgtatctgttgatcccaaactcctaatttatccctccctctgccctttccctttggtaaccataaatttgttttctatgtctgtcagtctgtttctgttttgtcaataagttcatttgtatcattttttagattccacgtataattgataccatatagtatttatctttctctgacttagtgtgataatctatgatgtctgacttacttcacttagtatgataatctttaggtccatccatattgctgcaaaatgacaatatttcattctttcttatgtctgagtaatattccattgcatatataccacatctttatccattcatctgtcgatggacacttaggttacttccatgtcttggctattgtaaatagtgctgttatgaacaacagagtgcgtgtatcttttcaaattagagtttttgtcttttctggatacatgcccaggagtgagattgctggatcgtatggtaactctattttcagttttttaaggaacttccatactgttctccctagtgactgtaccaatttatgaacccaagtgattctgatgacCAGGCTCAAGCTCTTTCCACTGACCCACATCATTCAGGCAGTTAAGCTGTTCTTCATCCTCTCtaggtgccaggtgctgttctcaACTTGTCATAAGAATCCTCTCATTCCCTCCTGACTCGTTAAACAATTACCAATAGAAGCACAGTTTTGGAAACCATGGCCCAtctcatttaaagaaataaattgtaaGCACTTAAGAAACATCCAGCCATCTACACAAAAATGATCTGCCTGTTTGAATTGTTCCCTTCATGTAATCCTCTTAGTCAGCAAACATGTGGGAGGCTGTGCTgcctagtggttaagagcagggGCTTTGGTGTTTCATTTACAAGCCAGGTGGCCTCCTacaagttacttcatctctctggtctcagtttcctcatctataaatcagCGATAATAACAGTGGCCCCTCCCACAGCTGTTGAGACAATTAAGTTGCCATAAATGTGCTCACGCTTGGAAAGCTCTTAAGTACAATGCCTGACACTGTTAAGTACTTAAtaacattagctattattattgtgttattattGAGTAAGAAAATGGCAGTCCCTTTAAGGATATTCTATACTGTAGGTTCTTCGGCAATCTagacagccccacccacccaccccggaCCCCAGTTGATGTGGATTCGTGAACCCTATTACGAAGACTATTTTTAAGCAGGTGGGTCagttgaggcttagagaggttaaatgacttgcttaaggtcacattTCCTAAAGTGATAAGAA from the Delphinus delphis chromosome 19, mDelDel1.2, whole genome shotgun sequence genome contains:
- the CCL5 gene encoding C-C motif chemokine 5, with the translated sequence MKVSAAALAVILAMAVLCAPASASPYASDTTPCCFAYLSRPLPRAHLREYFYTSSKCSMAAVVFITRKNRQVCANPEKKWVKEYINALELS